A genomic window from Archaeoglobus profundus DSM 5631 includes:
- a CDS encoding YhbY family RNA-binding protein, translated as MITINIGKRGITEGVINEINQALEKHGMVKVRMLRNFRTITMKGMDRRELAKEIAKHVNGKLVDLRGFVLTFKR; from the coding sequence ATGATCACGATAAACATCGGTAAGAGGGGTATAACAGAAGGGGTTATAAACGAGATAAATCAGGCTCTCGAAAAGCACGGGATGGTTAAGGTTAGAATGCTCAGAAACTTCAGGACGATCACGATGAAGGGTATGGATAGGAGAGAACTTGCGAAAGAAATTGCAAAACATGTTAACGGTAAGCTGGTCGATCTGAGAGGGTTTGTATTGACATTTAAGAGGTGA
- the rpl18a gene encoding 50S ribosomal protein L18Ae → MKFEVEGVFRNGMVWQKFRKVVEAHNEKFALEKVYSLLGSNHKVKRNLIKIKSIKAV, encoded by the coding sequence ATGAAGTTCGAGGTGGAGGGTGTTTTTAGGAATGGGATGGTCTGGCAGAAGTTCAGGAAGGTTGTAGAGGCACACAACGAGAAGTTTGCCTTGGAAAAGGTTTACTCGCTTCTGGGTAGCAACCACAAAGTGAAGAGAAACTTAATAAAGATAAAGTCCATTAAGGCTGTTTGA
- a CDS encoding DNA-binding protein has translation MDERELEEIRRRKMMELQKMREEEIQKEQMKQQIELQKKAILRQILEPEARERLARLKLAHPDIAEAVENQLIFLAQSGRIKNRISDDVLVAILRQIASRKREPRIIRK, from the coding sequence ATGGATGAAAGAGAGCTTGAAGAAATTAGAAGACGCAAGATGATGGAATTGCAGAAGATGAGAGAGGAGGAGATCCAAAAAGAGCAGATGAAACAGCAGATTGAATTGCAAAAGAAGGCTATACTCAGGCAAATTCTTGAGCCAGAGGCGAGGGAAAGATTGGCGAGACTCAAACTTGCTCATCCGGATATAGCTGAAGCGGTTGAAAATCAGCTGATATTTTTGGCTCAAAGCGGTAGGATAAAGAATAGGATAAGTGACGATGTCCTTGTGGCAATATTGAGGCAGATTGCTTCGAGAAAGAGGGAGCCAAGAATAATAAGGAAGTGA
- a CDS encoding MBL fold metallo-hydrolase, with the protein MRVTLLGTGDSTGIPIIGCHCKTCEDARKKGWERKRFSVMIQNEGKILLIDTSPDMRRQLLDTNVDRVDAVIWTHCHFDHFGGFGNFYRVQSDVKVYTTPKIHDDIGKFMSFMEYKPIEVECYEPFELIGLKITLFEVNHPPVDAIGVKIEWNGYKIVVSGDTNADIPKRSLEEMEEPDLFIVEALAPRGRFKKHMNAEEALSLAKKIRARKTVLTHVGHFFPPHDIAVKKYPIGYDYQSFEFSNVKLTRFFK; encoded by the coding sequence ATGAGAGTTACACTGTTGGGAACAGGCGATTCAACCGGAATTCCAATCATAGGTTGCCATTGCAAAACTTGTGAAGATGCAAGGAAAAAAGGATGGGAGAGGAAGAGATTCTCAGTTATGATTCAAAACGAAGGAAAAATTCTGCTCATCGATACATCACCAGATATGAGAAGACAACTCTTGGATACGAATGTTGATAGAGTCGATGCTGTGATATGGACTCACTGTCATTTCGATCACTTCGGCGGATTTGGTAACTTCTATCGAGTTCAGAGCGATGTAAAGGTTTATACAACTCCAAAGATTCACGACGACATTGGGAAATTCATGAGTTTTATGGAGTACAAGCCAATCGAAGTCGAGTGCTACGAACCTTTCGAGCTTATAGGACTCAAGATAACGCTGTTCGAGGTAAATCATCCGCCGGTCGATGCGATTGGTGTTAAGATTGAGTGGAACGGTTACAAAATAGTGGTCAGTGGAGATACCAATGCCGACATACCTAAGAGAAGCTTGGAAGAAATGGAGGAGCCAGACCTCTTCATCGTTGAAGCTTTAGCACCTAGAGGTAGATTTAAAAAGCATATGAATGCTGAGGAGGCTTTAAGCTTGGCTAAGAAGATCAGGGCGAGAAAAACTGTCTTAACACATGTAGGACACTTCTTCCCACCTCATGACATTGCTGTGAAGAAATATCCTATCGGTTACGACTATCAAAGTTTTGAGTTCAGCAACGTCAAACTTACGAGGTTTTTTAAGTGA
- a CDS encoding MBL fold metallo-hydrolase, producing the protein MEVVILADNKVVDLRPQGLKAEWGFSALIKAKENILFDTGQTGVAFENMLILKEDKPAKVILSHGHYDHTGGLIQFLKAFNLIIYAHPDAFLPRFYKGDYIGIPFKREQISAYSKIIEHREPVEVAKNIWALGEIPRKHKPALLSNSYIVRNGEKEFDEIMDDQSVAIKTENGIALILGCCHAGLRNTVEYAEEVVGDEVKYIVGGTHLIALKRNELLDTISWLDKKVELIAPCHCTGLENEFLIKSKLGDKCKIVGVGSVVKFFNKSKN; encoded by the coding sequence ATGGAGGTTGTAATTTTAGCAGACAACAAGGTTGTAGATTTGAGGCCACAGGGCTTAAAGGCTGAGTGGGGTTTTTCCGCTCTGATAAAGGCTAAGGAGAACATTTTGTTTGATACCGGACAGACGGGAGTTGCGTTCGAAAACATGCTTATTCTTAAGGAGGACAAGCCCGCGAAGGTTATTTTGAGCCACGGACACTACGATCATACTGGTGGACTTATACAGTTTTTGAAAGCGTTCAATTTGATAATTTATGCACATCCAGATGCTTTCCTACCTAGGTTTTACAAGGGAGACTACATTGGGATACCGTTTAAGAGGGAGCAGATCTCCGCCTATTCGAAAATAATAGAGCATAGAGAACCTGTCGAAGTTGCGAAGAACATTTGGGCTTTGGGAGAAATTCCAAGAAAGCATAAGCCAGCTTTACTTTCCAACTCTTACATCGTTAGAAATGGAGAGAAAGAGTTCGATGAGATAATGGATGATCAGAGCGTAGCTATCAAAACTGAGAATGGAATAGCGTTAATTCTGGGCTGCTGTCATGCTGGATTAAGAAATACTGTGGAATACGCGGAGGAAGTTGTAGGTGATGAAGTTAAATATATCGTCGGCGGTACACACTTGATAGCTTTGAAAAGAAACGAACTCCTAGATACTATCAGCTGGCTTGATAAGAAAGTTGAACTTATTGCTCCCTGCCACTGCACGGGTTTGGAAAACGAGTTCTTGATAAAATCTAAGCTTGGAGATAAGTGCAAGATCGTTGGAGTCGGAAGCGTAGTAAAGTTTTTTAACAAGTCTAAAAACTGA
- a CDS encoding 30S ribosomal protein S19e, producing the protein MATVYDVPADMLIHRVAERLKEMPEFTPPEWAKFVKTGVHKERAPEQEDWWWIRVASIFRKVYIDGPVGIERLRTAYGGRKNRGVKPEKFRKGSGSIIRKALQQLEKAGFVTKTKEGRVVTPKGRSFLDKIAAEMKKELVQEIPELAKY; encoded by the coding sequence ATGGCTACGGTGTATGACGTCCCAGCAGATATGCTCATTCACAGGGTTGCAGAGAGACTGAAAGAGATGCCAGAATTTACTCCACCGGAGTGGGCGAAGTTCGTCAAAACTGGTGTTCATAAGGAAAGAGCGCCAGAGCAGGAGGATTGGTGGTGGATTAGAGTTGCTTCGATCTTCAGGAAAGTTTACATCGACGGCCCAGTCGGAATCGAAAGGTTGAGAACTGCCTACGGCGGAAGGAAGAACAGGGGAGTCAAGCCAGAGAAATTTAGAAAGGGTAGCGGTTCGATAATAAGGAAGGCTCTTCAGCAGCTTGAAAAGGCTGGATTCGTTACAAAGACAAAGGAGGGTAGAGTAGTAACACCAAAGGGCAGATCGTTCCTAGACAAGATAGCTGCTGAAATGAAGAAAGAGCTCGTTCAAGAAATACCTGAACTAGCTAAATACTGA
- a CDS encoding CBS domain-containing protein gives MDVEKLKSLIREDYEVIDANETISKVVPMLEKWESKSAILVEENGEVIGVIRERDLLRGCVMVNPHETKIKHFVIPTGILSLDDLTPEKVARRFVEDSTPFVVVRLNGRYGVINIDDFLNLLKSELSDVRAKDVMNPEVITVLRDATVAKALATMRTNGVDRVVIIDENYKVVGIITGKDIIDRIFAPRKKARTGDFSGEKEKSLSIKVESIMSYPVITAEKNDSISEIIDKMIENNISSVVITKDGFPEGIVIKKDILEYYLKQVTPVKYTYQVVLKDVELDEFEMDRINKDLENFLDRFKEYFGEAILFVYMKRHKEFYRGLPLIYVRLKLASDKGVFFATGEGWGAEYALHAGLRRLERTILEHKDLQMDKKMIKRFYEDVFSDFVSI, from the coding sequence ATGGATGTTGAAAAGCTCAAGAGTTTGATTAGGGAAGATTATGAAGTCATAGATGCAAACGAAACAATCTCAAAAGTAGTCCCAATGCTCGAAAAGTGGGAAAGCAAGAGTGCCATACTCGTTGAGGAGAACGGGGAGGTAATCGGCGTTATCAGGGAGAGGGACTTGCTAAGAGGCTGTGTTATGGTAAACCCGCACGAGACCAAGATAAAACACTTTGTAATACCAACAGGGATTTTAAGCTTGGATGATCTTACCCCTGAGAAGGTTGCAAGGAGGTTCGTAGAAGATTCTACTCCATTTGTGGTTGTAAGATTGAACGGCAGGTACGGAGTGATAAACATCGATGACTTCTTAAATTTGCTAAAGTCCGAACTGAGCGATGTTAGGGCAAAGGATGTCATGAATCCTGAGGTAATAACAGTTTTAAGGGATGCAACGGTTGCCAAAGCCCTTGCAACTATGAGAACTAACGGTGTTGACAGAGTAGTCATTATAGATGAGAATTACAAGGTGGTGGGAATTATTACAGGTAAGGATATAATCGATAGAATATTTGCTCCAAGAAAGAAAGCCAGAACAGGTGACTTCAGCGGTGAGAAAGAAAAAAGTCTATCTATAAAAGTTGAGAGTATCATGAGTTATCCCGTAATTACCGCTGAGAAGAACGATTCGATATCCGAAATTATAGACAAGATGATAGAGAACAACATTTCGAGCGTTGTAATAACCAAGGATGGATTCCCAGAGGGAATAGTTATAAAGAAGGACATACTAGAGTATTATCTCAAGCAGGTAACCCCAGTCAAGTACACTTATCAGGTCGTTTTGAAAGACGTTGAACTTGACGAGTTCGAGATGGACAGGATAAACAAAGACTTGGAAAACTTCCTCGACAGATTCAAAGAATACTTCGGAGAAGCAATTCTATTCGTTTATATGAAGAGACATAAGGAGTTCTACAGAGGCTTGCCACTTATCTACGTAAGGCTAAAACTTGCGAGCGACAAGGGAGTCTTCTTTGCAACGGGTGAGGGATGGGGTGCCGAGTACGCTTTGCATGCAGGATTGAGAAGACTTGAAAGGACTATTCTGGAACACAAGGATCTACAGATGGACAAAAAGATGATAAAGAGATTCTACGAGGACGTTTTCTCCGATTTTGTGAGTATATGA
- the ftsY gene encoding signal recognition particle-docking protein FtsY: MFKSLKEKLSAFKKKLDEKFKKKEEVVEAVETPTKAEVKKTEVKEAKSEVVKTVEGRVESSKDEKPKKVGLKDKIVALVKDREVVIDEKSVEEILEDLEIILLESDVALEVVEEISRQLKDRLVGRRRKIGEKISDIVINELKLIILDILDRNRFDFDEFVESKLKEKRPLNIVFVGVNGTGKTTTIAKVAKRLIDFGYSVVLAAGDTFRAGAIEQLEEHGKRLGVKVIKHKQGADPCAVIYDALKHAESKGIDIVLADTAGRMHTKKNLIDQLAKIKRVTKPDLVIFVDESIAGNDAVERARMFNEAVGIDGTILTKIDADPKGGTAISISYVTGKPILFLGTGQGYDDLVKFDSRWLVERIFGGI; this comes from the coding sequence ATGTTTAAATCGCTTAAAGAGAAACTTTCCGCTTTTAAGAAGAAGTTAGATGAAAAGTTTAAGAAAAAAGAGGAAGTAGTAGAAGCTGTTGAGACTCCCACTAAGGCTGAAGTTAAGAAAACTGAAGTTAAGGAAGCTAAATCTGAGGTTGTTAAAACCGTTGAGGGTAGAGTGGAATCCTCCAAAGATGAAAAGCCCAAGAAAGTCGGTTTAAAGGATAAGATCGTTGCTCTTGTTAAGGATAGGGAAGTTGTAATAGATGAAAAGAGCGTCGAAGAGATTTTGGAAGATTTGGAGATAATCCTTCTTGAGAGCGATGTCGCTTTGGAGGTTGTTGAGGAGATTTCGAGACAGCTAAAGGATAGATTGGTTGGTAGGAGAAGGAAGATTGGAGAGAAAATCTCCGATATTGTCATAAATGAGTTAAAGCTGATAATATTAGATATACTCGATAGAAACCGCTTCGATTTTGACGAATTCGTTGAGAGCAAGCTTAAGGAGAAGAGACCGCTTAACATTGTTTTCGTTGGAGTTAATGGGACTGGCAAGACCACCACGATAGCCAAGGTTGCCAAAAGGTTGATAGACTTTGGTTACTCCGTTGTTTTGGCAGCCGGTGATACGTTTAGGGCTGGAGCCATAGAGCAGTTGGAGGAACACGGTAAGCGTTTGGGTGTGAAAGTTATAAAGCACAAGCAGGGAGCAGATCCTTGTGCGGTTATCTACGATGCTCTAAAGCATGCTGAGAGCAAGGGAATAGATATCGTTTTGGCAGATACCGCTGGAAGAATGCACACCAAGAAAAACCTCATCGATCAGTTAGCCAAGATAAAGAGGGTAACTAAGCCAGATTTGGTAATCTTTGTCGATGAAAGCATAGCTGGAAACGACGCTGTTGAGAGGGCAAGGATGTTCAACGAGGCTGTGGGAATTGATGGAACAATCCTAACGAAGATTGATGCCGATCCAAAAGGTGGAACTGCTATATCAATAAGCTACGTAACAGGCAAGCCCATCCTATTCTTGGGTACTGGCCAAGGCTACGACGACCTTGTAAAGTTCGATTCGAGATGGTTGGTTGAGAGAATTTTCGGTGGAATTTGA
- a CDS encoding slipin family protein, producing MEIATLIGAGLGIIVLLFLLSGIRIVKEYERGVIFRLGRLVGARGPGLFYVIPIIETMVVVDLRTVTYDVPTQEVVTKDNVTVRVNAVVYYRVVDPEKAVTEVADYRYATAQIAQTTLRSVIGQTELDELLSEREKINVKLQQIIDEATNPWGIKVTAVEIKDVELPEEMRRIMAMQAEAERERRAKIIRADGELQASKKLLEAAQVLEQSRGAMMLRILQTLNEVASEQNTTIILPIPIEILEYFKRKN from the coding sequence ATGGAAATTGCCACTTTGATTGGAGCAGGTCTTGGAATAATAGTACTGCTATTCCTCCTTTCAGGAATAAGGATCGTAAAGGAATATGAAAGAGGTGTTATATTCCGTTTAGGTAGATTGGTTGGAGCAAGAGGGCCCGGTCTTTTCTACGTGATCCCTATTATTGAGACTATGGTTGTTGTAGATTTGAGAACCGTGACGTACGATGTCCCTACTCAGGAGGTAGTTACAAAGGACAACGTGACCGTTAGGGTTAATGCGGTTGTCTACTACAGGGTTGTCGATCCTGAAAAGGCTGTGACGGAGGTTGCTGATTACAGATACGCCACCGCTCAAATAGCTCAAACAACTCTGAGGAGTGTGATAGGTCAGACTGAGTTGGACGAGCTTCTGTCTGAAAGGGAGAAAATAAACGTGAAACTACAGCAGATAATCGATGAGGCTACGAACCCGTGGGGTATCAAGGTTACCGCTGTAGAGATCAAAGATGTAGAATTGCCTGAGGAAATGAGGAGAATCATGGCTATGCAAGCTGAGGCTGAAAGAGAGAGGAGAGCTAAGATAATTAGGGCTGATGGAGAACTTCAAGCTTCAAAGAAGTTGCTTGAAGCTGCGCAAGTTTTAGAGCAAAGTAGAGGAGCTATGATGCTTAGAATTCTTCAGACACTGAATGAGGTTGCATCTGAGCAGAACACGACGATAATATTGCCGATTCCAATAGAGATTCTTGAGTACTTCAAGCGAAAGAACTGA
- a CDS encoding glycerate kinase type-2 family protein — protein sequence MNADELLHGDVDAKKVALKLLEAVLDLSNPYKVVINSVRLEGDTLKVEDKSFPIRGKVYVLGFGKASCPMAKALEDLMIDKIEEGLVITKYGYSLPLRKIEVVEAGHPIPDENSLKGALKGVELAKKVDKDDTLIVLISGGGSALFILSEDGISLEDKIKTNELLLKSGAKIHEINTVRKHISKVKGGKLAKLVKGTLIGLIISDVVGDNLEVIASGPTVKDPTTFRDAYRILKLYDLWDRIPESVRRHIELGLEGKVEETLKEDLPNVHNFLIASNRILCEGVAERCSKMGYDAHILTTTLEGEAREVATAFGSIIQEIYSFNRPFKKPCVLIAGGETTVTIEGESGLGGPNQEFALSVARKIAGLRGVAVLAMDTDGTDGPTDSAGGLVDSYTVELLEKEGVDVDEYLKKHNSYEALKKARALLLTGPTRTNLNSIVIAVVL from the coding sequence ATGAATGCTGACGAGCTTCTTCACGGTGACGTAGATGCTAAGAAGGTTGCTCTAAAGCTCTTAGAAGCTGTTTTGGATCTATCCAATCCATACAAAGTAGTTATAAATTCTGTTAGGCTTGAAGGGGATACTCTGAAAGTTGAAGATAAGTCCTTTCCCATTAGAGGTAAGGTGTATGTGCTGGGATTTGGGAAGGCCTCATGCCCGATGGCAAAAGCTTTGGAGGATTTGATGATTGATAAGATTGAAGAGGGCTTGGTTATAACAAAATACGGTTATTCTCTCCCCCTTAGAAAGATCGAAGTTGTAGAAGCGGGACATCCGATACCTGATGAGAATTCATTAAAGGGTGCTTTAAAGGGTGTTGAGCTTGCCAAAAAGGTTGATAAGGACGATACTCTGATAGTTTTAATATCGGGCGGTGGTAGTGCTTTGTTCATACTGTCAGAGGACGGAATTAGCTTGGAAGATAAAATAAAAACGAACGAGCTCCTCCTAAAGAGTGGCGCGAAGATACACGAGATAAATACCGTTAGAAAGCACATATCTAAGGTTAAAGGGGGTAAGCTTGCCAAATTGGTTAAGGGAACACTCATAGGTTTGATAATATCTGATGTTGTGGGTGACAACTTGGAGGTCATAGCTTCGGGACCGACCGTAAAAGATCCGACAACCTTTAGAGATGCTTACAGGATTTTGAAGCTCTACGACTTGTGGGACAGAATCCCTGAAAGTGTTAGAAGGCACATAGAGCTAGGGCTGGAGGGGAAAGTGGAGGAAACTTTGAAAGAGGACTTGCCAAACGTGCACAACTTCCTCATAGCTAGTAACAGGATACTCTGTGAGGGTGTTGCAGAGAGGTGCTCTAAGATGGGATACGATGCACACATCCTGACAACAACACTCGAAGGAGAGGCGAGAGAGGTTGCAACAGCTTTTGGATCAATAATTCAGGAGATTTACAGCTTTAACAGACCGTTCAAAAAGCCCTGCGTACTCATAGCTGGTGGGGAAACGACGGTTACAATTGAGGGTGAGTCAGGCTTAGGTGGTCCAAATCAGGAGTTTGCTTTAAGCGTTGCGAGGAAGATTGCAGGTTTGAGAGGAGTTGCTGTTTTGGCTATGGATACGGACGGAACCGATGGACCTACAGATTCCGCTGGAGGTTTGGTTGATTCTTATACGGTTGAATTGCTTGAGAAGGAGGGAGTCGATGTGGACGAGTATTTGAAAAAGCATAACTCCTACGAAGCTTTGAAAAAAGCTAGGGCACTGCTTTTGACTGGTCCAACTAGAACTAACTTGAACTCTATTGTTATCGCTGTTGTTCTTTGA
- a CDS encoding histone family protein, which yields MRVELPLAPVERILRRAGAQRVSEAAKTELAKAIEEMAIKIAKRASELAKNAGRKTVREEDIKMAAQEILKV from the coding sequence ATGCGTGTGGAGTTGCCACTTGCACCCGTCGAAAGAATTTTGAGAAGGGCTGGTGCTCAGAGGGTTAGTGAAGCTGCAAAGACAGAGTTGGCCAAGGCTATAGAGGAGATGGCAATCAAAATTGCCAAGAGAGCTTCGGAGTTGGCAAAGAATGCTGGAAGAAAGACTGTTAGAGAGGAAGACATAAAGATGGCTGCTCAAGAGATCTTGAAGGTTTAA
- a CDS encoding translation initiation factor IF-6: MPKLLAIKGVPLIGLYIRATEDFAILGVDDEKAKEYLREELDVDVVVTTIMGSELVGALACANSNGVLVNSQISSKELEIIRKVAEVKTVESNVTCLGNVVCVNDKGAIIHPEVDKAIENAVIDFLNVEAARGTIGGVKTVGMSAVVTNRGGLLNPNSSEWEIERVEKVMKVEVGTGTVNFGVELVGTGLVANSKGYIAGKDTTGFELGLIEEALFP; this comes from the coding sequence ATGCCTAAGCTTTTGGCTATCAAGGGAGTTCCACTGATTGGACTGTACATAAGAGCGACTGAAGACTTCGCAATACTCGGAGTAGATGACGAAAAGGCCAAGGAATACTTGAGAGAAGAGCTTGACGTTGATGTAGTGGTGACGACAATCATGGGATCAGAGCTTGTCGGTGCATTGGCATGTGCAAACTCCAATGGAGTACTCGTAAACTCACAGATTTCGAGCAAGGAACTCGAAATAATAAGAAAGGTAGCAGAGGTTAAGACAGTAGAATCCAATGTGACATGCTTGGGTAACGTTGTATGTGTGAACGATAAAGGTGCAATAATACATCCAGAGGTCGATAAGGCCATAGAAAACGCTGTGATTGACTTCTTGAACGTTGAAGCTGCAAGAGGGACAATAGGAGGAGTGAAAACCGTAGGAATGTCGGCAGTTGTAACGAACAGAGGTGGACTACTGAATCCCAATTCAAGCGAGTGGGAGATAGAGAGAGTTGAGAAGGTTATGAAAGTGGAAGTCGGAACAGGAACTGTCAACTTCGGAGTTGAGCTTGTAGGAACGGGTTTGGTTGCTAATTCGAAGGGGTACATAGCTGGAAAGGACACGACTGGATTTGAGTTGGGATTGATTGAGGAAGCCTTATTCCCGTAA
- a CDS encoding sodium:solute symporter family transporter, with protein MAARDRKVIAHGMILTPTIIGIFALCVFSLGPLGWLVIPKYTDVTPFLKDPDLVVPFMAMKILPIGLNALVLTAVVAAAMSTINSLVHVASTSFVRDIVQNFTNLDDTKALKLTRFMVAVFAVIPVLFALKPPSYIVDIVGLSFSVITSAFLIPLIFALYSKKVRGVSAAASMLVAVVVRGIWYYKFYKIYWIYPVVSGLISSLFTFVIIERLVGRFK; from the coding sequence TTGGCTGCAAGAGACAGAAAGGTTATAGCACACGGTATGATATTGACACCTACGATCATCGGTATTTTCGCACTCTGCGTATTCAGTTTAGGACCTTTAGGATGGTTGGTAATTCCGAAGTACACCGACGTCACGCCGTTTTTAAAAGATCCGGACTTAGTTGTTCCTTTCATGGCTATGAAAATACTACCTATAGGGTTAAACGCACTAGTACTCACCGCCGTCGTAGCTGCCGCAATGTCTACCATAAACTCTCTCGTTCACGTAGCTTCAACATCCTTCGTTAGGGATATAGTTCAAAATTTCACTAACTTAGATGATACGAAGGCATTAAAGCTTACGAGGTTTATGGTGGCTGTTTTTGCCGTCATACCGGTGTTATTCGCATTAAAACCACCGAGTTACATAGTCGACATCGTCGGGCTGAGCTTTTCGGTTATAACTTCGGCATTTCTAATTCCTTTAATCTTTGCCCTCTACTCCAAGAAGGTTAGGGGTGTATCCGCAGCAGCTTCAATGCTTGTAGCTGTTGTAGTCCGTGGAATCTGGTATTACAAATTCTATAAAATTTATTGGATATATCCCGTCGTCTCGGGTTTGATTTCATCGCTATTTACATTCGTTATAATTGAAAGGCTAGTAGGCAGATTTAAATAA
- a CDS encoding 50S ribosomal protein L39e → MGKKTVGVKRRLAKFLKANRRPPLWVIIKTNRRFVRSPKQRHWRHKKLKV, encoded by the coding sequence ATGGGGAAGAAGACTGTTGGCGTTAAGAGGAGATTGGCAAAATTCCTAAAAGCCAACAGAAGACCTCCACTTTGGGTTATAATCAAGACAAACAGGAGGTTTGTTAGGAGTCCGAAGCAGAGGCATTGGAGACATAAAAAGTTGAAGGTGTGA
- the pfdA gene encoding prefoldin subunit alpha, with protein sequence MIFLEKEVEEKLYILQQLQSEAEAIQRRIIELELVDSQLEKTIESLEYFNSLDGTVEALMNLGGGIFAYVDVKNAKKMLVDVGAGVVVEKEVGEAIEFLKKKRELIQKNVANLEQVLQQIIEKVRQIQVELAKKEEEKK encoded by the coding sequence GTGATATTTTTGGAGAAAGAGGTAGAGGAAAAGCTGTACATACTCCAACAACTTCAAAGCGAGGCTGAGGCGATCCAGAGGAGAATTATCGAGCTTGAGCTTGTAGATTCACAGCTCGAGAAGACCATAGAGAGCTTGGAATATTTCAATTCATTGGATGGAACCGTTGAAGCTTTGATGAACTTGGGTGGAGGTATATTCGCTTACGTTGATGTAAAAAACGCTAAGAAGATGCTTGTAGATGTCGGAGCTGGAGTTGTTGTTGAAAAGGAAGTTGGAGAAGCAATAGAGTTCCTGAAGAAGAAGAGAGAACTAATTCAGAAGAATGTTGCAAACTTAGAGCAGGTTCTCCAGCAGATAATCGAGAAAGTTAGGCAAATTCAGGTTGAATTGGCGAAGAAAGAGGAGGAGAAGAAGTAA